From Pseudomonadota bacterium, a single genomic window includes:
- a CDS encoding hydrogenase maturation protease, whose amino-acid sequence MKKKTLIIGLGNTILSDDGAGILAAREIAKQCRELSGIDIVEASLGGIGLLDLMVGYKKVIIVDSIKTADGKPGEIYKIDLEDLGDITYPCGPHFLDVRTAVELGNKFGYEMPEKIEIYAIEIKDNTTFSEILSPEVEKALPDLVNQIITDQGLMN is encoded by the coding sequence ATGAAAAAAAAGACACTGATAATAGGATTGGGTAACACTATACTCAGCGACGACGGTGCAGGTATACTGGCAGCCCGGGAGATTGCGAAGCAATGCCGTGAATTGTCCGGCATAGACATAGTTGAAGCAAGTCTGGGCGGCATTGGACTTCTTGATCTCATGGTGGGATACAAAAAAGTGATTATAGTTGATTCAATAAAAACCGCTGACGGCAAACCGGGTGAGATTTATAAAATTGACCTGGAAGACCTGGGGGATATTACATACCCTTGCGGCCCACATTTTCTTGATGTAAGAACAGCAGTTGAACTTGGCAATAAATTTGGTTATGAAATGCCGGAAAAAATAGAAATCTACGCTATTGAAATCAAAGACAATACAACCTTCAGCGAAATCCTGAGCCCTGAAGTAGAAAAGGCACTTCCCGACCTTGTCAATCAAATCATTACAGACCAGGGACTGATGAATTAA
- a CDS encoding cupin domain-containing protein, with product MKITNLAETEKIKLVMEGAHNAYKQIPISKQDGSPNFVFRVFTIEPDGHTPYHQHPSEHLNYVIEGKGAVVIEGKEEKPVKKGDFVLVMPGEIHQYMNKSKDKPLILICAVPKEYE from the coding sequence ATGAAAATTACCAATCTCGCAGAAACGGAGAAAATTAAGCTTGTCATGGAAGGTGCACATAATGCCTATAAGCAAATCCCCATATCTAAACAGGACGGTTCACCGAATTTTGTCTTCCGGGTTTTTACGATTGAACCTGATGGGCATACTCCCTATCACCAGCATCCATCTGAACATCTTAATTATGTCATCGAAGGGAAGGGCGCTGTTGTAATTGAAGGCAAAGAAGAAAAGCCCGTAAAAAAAGGTGATTTTGTTCTTGTTATGCCAGGAGAAATTCATCAGTACATGAATAAATCAAAAGACAAACCGCTTATTCTGATCTGTGCGGTTCCCAAGGAATACGAATAG
- a CDS encoding oxidoreductase, which translates to MADKPKLAICWFGGCGGCDEAIVDLNEDILKVTNAFDLVLWPVALDFKYHHIEAMEDKEITLSIINGSVRNSEHEEMAHLLRKKSKLILSFGACACFGGTPGMANLRSKEDIFQWVYEDAPTIVNPKHNVPQPVSNTTGYELTLPEFYTQVYPLNQIIDVDYYLPGCPPPPNLIYNAVSAAIAGDLPPKGSTLAPERALCDLCERNKTKPDRLAISQIKRIHEIEADPEKCFLAQGVVCTGPATRSGCGETCIKTNIPCRGCFGPVEGIADMGAKYLSAFASIIEADTEEDRKKLTESLDDPTGYFYRFTTASSLLKKRRDASKKS; encoded by the coding sequence ATGGCAGATAAACCTAAATTAGCGATATGTTGGTTCGGCGGATGCGGCGGATGCGATGAGGCTATCGTTGACCTGAATGAAGATATCCTCAAGGTGACAAACGCCTTTGATTTAGTCCTCTGGCCTGTTGCGCTCGACTTTAAATATCATCATATCGAGGCAATGGAAGATAAAGAAATCACTTTGAGCATCATAAACGGCTCGGTAAGAAACTCGGAACATGAGGAAATGGCCCACCTTTTGAGAAAGAAATCCAAGCTTATACTTTCCTTCGGCGCCTGTGCATGTTTTGGAGGAACGCCCGGCATGGCAAACTTAAGGAGTAAGGAAGATATCTTTCAGTGGGTTTATGAAGATGCACCGACAATTGTTAACCCCAAACACAATGTTCCACAGCCTGTTTCAAACACGACCGGTTATGAATTAACACTCCCGGAATTTTACACACAGGTGTATCCATTGAATCAGATAATAGATGTTGATTATTATCTTCCCGGATGTCCACCGCCGCCAAACCTGATATATAATGCAGTAAGCGCTGCGATAGCAGGGGATCTGCCGCCGAAGGGCTCAACTCTGGCACCTGAAAGGGCATTATGTGATCTTTGCGAAAGGAACAAAACAAAACCTGATCGCCTTGCCATATCTCAGATCAAGAGGATACATGAAATTGAAGCCGACCCTGAAAAATGCTTTCTTGCTCAGGGGGTAGTCTGTACAGGGCCTGCAACGCGGTCGGGATGCGGGGAAACCTGCATAAAAACAAACATCCCTTGCAGAGGTTGTTTTGGACCTGTTGAAGGTATTGCAGACATGGGCGCAAAATATCTCTCGGCCTTTGCTTCAATAATAGAAGCAGATACGGAGGAAGACAGGAAGAAGCTCACTGAAAGCCTGGACGATCCTACCGGTTATTTCTACCGTTTCACAACTGCATCTTCTCTCTTGAAAAAGAGAAGAGATGCATCAAAGAAATCATGA
- a CDS encoding formate/nitrite transporter family protein encodes MANKPVEIVQLAGDAGKYKGNLGIPNWLVRSFMAGLFIAVGGALCTVCSTGLEKTMGPGFRALITGAVFPVGLIAIVLTGMSLFTGDTMLIPMAVFQNKSTWGKVINAWIWVYIGNFVGSLFWAYLMSVGPFTTGGIAPLTAFGQNAVAIAQAKVLPYMTAGTMGYWSAFMKGIACNLLVNVAILLALSSKNMVGKFFGIWFPIMAFVSSGFEHSVANMYFIPVGIMLGANVTWGQFIQWNLIPVTIGNIVGGFIFIGAVYFYSFKKELSSISPT; translated from the coding sequence ATGGCAAACAAACCAGTGGAAATTGTTCAGTTAGCGGGAGACGCCGGAAAATACAAAGGCAATCTCGGCATACCAAATTGGTTGGTAAGGAGTTTTATGGCAGGCCTTTTTATTGCTGTCGGAGGGGCCCTTTGTACAGTCTGTTCGACTGGGTTGGAAAAGACGATGGGGCCCGGCTTCAGAGCCCTTATTACAGGGGCAGTCTTCCCGGTAGGCTTGATTGCTATCGTGCTTACAGGAATGTCTTTGTTCACAGGCGATACCATGCTTATTCCTATGGCTGTTTTTCAAAATAAAAGCACATGGGGTAAAGTTATCAATGCATGGATATGGGTCTATATAGGCAACTTTGTCGGTTCTCTTTTTTGGGCATATCTTATGTCAGTCGGGCCGTTCACCACGGGCGGCATTGCGCCATTGACTGCTTTCGGACAGAATGCAGTCGCCATAGCGCAGGCAAAGGTGCTTCCTTATATGACGGCAGGGACGATGGGCTACTGGTCGGCATTTATGAAAGGCATTGCCTGCAACCTGCTGGTTAATGTTGCAATATTGTTGGCTCTTTCATCCAAAAATATGGTCGGTAAATTTTTTGGTATCTGGTTCCCCATTATGGCCTTTGTTTCCTCGGGATTTGAACACAGCGTGGCAAATATGTATTTTATTCCTGTTGGGATTATGCTGGGCGCAAATGTCACTTGGGGTCAGTTTATACAATGGAATCTTATTCCTGTTACCATCGGGAACATTGTTGGCGGGTTTATTTTTATTGGGGCGGTTTATTTTTATTCCTTTAAAAAGGAACTTTCCAGTATTTCACCTACATAA
- the nuoF gene encoding NADH-quinone oxidoreductase subunit NuoF — protein sequence MITTTEIKNVIENRGNAREHLMYILRDLEHLSGNNQLDVSVLKEVADLMNIPKSAVAGFLGFYGMFKTNPRARFIVRVCKSGPCHVMGARTVFDYIEKYLGIKPGEATSDGMFYLEKCECLGVCSVAPAMMINYDLHGNLTEERMGEIFKDYRKKTPFFGESCGLEVEAASCIIDDDRQTKRLLRMIGKVDPLSIDSFIKNGGYSALKKAIKEYSPDDVINIVKISGLRGRGGAGFPAGVKWSFMPKGDMQKYIICNADEGEPGTYKDRILMEGNPHMLLEGMIICGYATGASVGYIYVRGEFRRAIERLQHAIDQAREKGFLGRPISGSSFSFDVFIKEGGGAYVCGEESSLMNSMEGKRGYPRFRPPFPAGAGFSGMPSNVNNVETYASAPMIIRRGADWYKSVGTEKCAGTKIYCLSGKMNRVGLVELPMGVTLREIIYEYGKGVKNGKRFKFAQVGGSAAGVLGEDLLDLPLDIDQTIQAGVTLGSGVVLVCDEDTCAVDFLLNILSFFEHESCGQCVPCRVGTSQLHYLARKFATRTAVEQDIDMMIEKATLMKKASLCALGQSPVLPIITTLKYFREEFLKHCNPNYKCPECDKTLARFYR from the coding sequence ATGATAACAACTACAGAAATTAAAAATGTAATAGAGAACAGAGGAAATGCAAGAGAGCACCTCATGTATATACTGCGGGATCTTGAGCATTTATCCGGCAACAATCAGCTTGATGTAAGCGTATTAAAAGAAGTTGCCGATTTAATGAATATCCCGAAGAGCGCTGTAGCAGGTTTTCTAGGATTTTACGGTATGTTCAAAACAAATCCCAGGGCACGTTTTATAGTACGGGTTTGTAAATCAGGCCCATGTCATGTAATGGGGGCAAGAACTGTTTTTGACTATATTGAAAAGTATCTTGGCATTAAACCGGGCGAGGCAACATCTGACGGAATGTTTTACCTTGAAAAATGTGAATGTCTCGGGGTTTGTTCTGTAGCCCCTGCCATGATGATAAATTACGATCTCCATGGAAATCTCACTGAAGAGAGAATGGGAGAGATATTCAAGGATTACAGAAAGAAAACGCCATTTTTTGGAGAATCCTGTGGGCTGGAGGTTGAAGCAGCATCATGTATCATCGATGATGACAGACAAACCAAACGGCTGCTAAGAATGATCGGCAAGGTCGACCCGCTGAGTATCGACAGCTTTATTAAGAATGGTGGATACAGCGCACTCAAAAAGGCAATAAAAGAATATTCCCCTGACGATGTGATAAATATTGTGAAAATTTCGGGACTAAGAGGAAGAGGGGGCGCAGGATTCCCTGCAGGCGTCAAATGGTCATTCATGCCTAAAGGAGATATGCAGAAGTACATTATATGTAATGCCGATGAAGGAGAACCCGGCACATATAAAGATCGTATTCTTATGGAAGGTAATCCCCATATGCTTCTTGAGGGCATGATTATATGCGGTTATGCTACAGGCGCATCTGTCGGATACATCTATGTGAGAGGGGAATTCAGGCGTGCTATTGAAAGACTTCAGCATGCAATAGATCAGGCGCGTGAGAAAGGCTTTCTTGGAAGACCTATTTCCGGTTCCTCATTCAGCTTCGATGTATTCATTAAAGAAGGCGGGGGCGCATATGTATGCGGTGAGGAATCATCGCTTATGAATTCCATGGAAGGAAAACGGGGTTATCCAAGATTCAGGCCTCCATTCCCGGCCGGGGCTGGTTTTTCAGGTATGCCGTCAAACGTCAATAATGTTGAAACATACGCCTCTGCGCCTATGATCATCAGAAGAGGTGCCGATTGGTATAAATCTGTCGGTACTGAAAAATGTGCAGGAACAAAAATATACTGTCTATCGGGGAAGATGAACAGAGTTGGCCTTGTTGAACTGCCGATGGGAGTGACCCTCCGTGAAATAATTTATGAATACGGAAAGGGCGTTAAAAATGGGAAACGTTTTAAATTCGCACAGGTGGGCGGATCGGCAGCAGGCGTCCTTGGGGAAGACTTGCTTGACCTTCCTCTCGACATAGACCAGACGATACAAGCAGGAGTAACGCTCGGTTCAGGGGTAGTACTTGTATGTGATGAGGATACTTGCGCTGTGGATTTTTTACTGAATATACTCAGTTTCTTTGAGCATGAATCCTGTGGGCAGTGCGTACCTTGCCGTGTAGGGACATCACAACTGCATTATCTTGCAAGGAAGTTCGCTACAAGAACTGCTGTTGAACAGGATATTGACATGATGATTGAAAAGGCTACACTGATGAAGAAGGCTTCTCTTTGTGCCCTCGGGCAATCCCCTGTGTTGCCTATAATAACAACGTTGAAATACTTCAGGGAGGAGTTTTTGAAGCACTGTAATCCGAATTACAAATGCCCTGAGTGCGACAAAACGTTGGCGAGGTTTTACAGGTAG
- the fdhF gene encoding formate dehydrogenase subunit alpha, translating into MDEIKLSFNGREVNARKGQTILEAALMNGVDIPYLCYHPRVSKTGACRMCIVKVNDVMLKTACTEPVMEGIKVVTEDEEIIQIRRGILELLLAEGDHNCLYCDANGECELQALVYKYDIQQTAYEYPKRAREIDYESSEGLKRNENRCVLCGRCVKACKEIQLSNVWDFTDRGSHTHLTSGLFEKIGDSECVKCGTCVQLCPTGALSFQTVLGKGHAWELTKESSICIYCGVGCKIDFYKNKEGLLVKTMGNEDGPNKGHLCVKGRFGFDFVQSPKRLTKPLIKKNGKLEEASWDEALDLVASKFTEIKEKSGPDSLAALSSAKCTNEENYLMQKFMRAMIGTNNVDHCARLUHSSTVAGLAAVFGSGAMTNSIRETPLSEGFLVIGSNTTENHPVLGSMIKKEVINQGKKLIVADPRRIELSRYADYYFQIKPGTNIAILNGFMHVLIKEELFDKEFIETRCEGFDAMAAALEKYTPEYVAEICGIDNPEDIVSAAHLMANLKPMALYYSMGITQFISGVNGVKSTANLQMLLGNMGVPGGGVNPLRGQNNVQGACDMGALNAVYPAYQPVANEDNKAKFENFWDATGLSLKPGLTIVEMFNAAIEGNLKAVYLMGENPIMSDPNQHHVIEAIESLEFFVVQDIFLTETAQYADVVFPACAFIEKEGTASNTERRVQPMHKVLPPPGDAKDDWWIITQLANRMGAKWNYLKAEDIFEEIRKVTPSYAGITYERIEKELIQWPCPTVEHPGTQFLHKDKFSRGLGLFTAIDYTPPAEETDPEYPVILTTGRLLEHFHTGTMTRNSRILDEIVPEGFVEMNPNDAENYNITDGEIISVSSRRGSIRIKAKVTGKIKPNTVFIPFHFYEAAANKLTIDALDPTCKIPEYKVCACKIEKIYM; encoded by the coding sequence ATGGATGAAATAAAATTGTCATTCAACGGACGTGAAGTAAACGCCAGGAAAGGGCAGACAATTCTTGAAGCAGCCCTTATGAACGGAGTTGACATCCCTTATCTTTGTTATCATCCAAGAGTAAGCAAGACAGGTGCATGTCGAATGTGTATTGTTAAAGTAAATGATGTGATGCTTAAAACGGCCTGTACAGAACCTGTCATGGAAGGCATAAAGGTTGTTACGGAAGACGAGGAGATCATACAAATAAGAAGGGGTATTCTGGAATTGCTCCTTGCAGAAGGGGACCACAACTGTCTTTACTGTGATGCAAATGGTGAGTGTGAGCTACAGGCTCTTGTTTATAAATACGATATACAGCAGACTGCTTACGAATATCCGAAACGTGCAAGGGAAATAGACTACGAATCAAGTGAAGGCTTAAAGAGAAATGAAAACAGGTGTGTTTTATGCGGGAGATGTGTAAAAGCCTGTAAAGAAATTCAACTTTCCAATGTATGGGATTTTACCGATAGAGGAAGTCACACCCATCTTACATCAGGTCTTTTTGAAAAGATCGGCGACTCAGAATGCGTGAAGTGTGGAACGTGTGTCCAGTTGTGTCCCACAGGAGCCCTTTCATTTCAGACAGTTCTTGGCAAAGGCCATGCATGGGAACTTACAAAAGAGTCAAGCATCTGCATATATTGCGGGGTAGGCTGCAAAATAGATTTCTATAAAAACAAGGAAGGTCTGCTGGTTAAGACCATGGGGAACGAGGACGGCCCGAACAAGGGGCATTTGTGCGTAAAGGGGAGGTTCGGATTTGACTTTGTCCAGAGCCCCAAACGGCTTACAAAACCGCTTATAAAGAAAAATGGCAAGCTTGAAGAAGCAAGCTGGGACGAAGCCCTTGACCTGGTTGCAAGCAAATTCACTGAAATAAAAGAAAAGAGTGGCCCCGATTCTCTTGCAGCATTGTCATCTGCGAAATGTACGAATGAAGAAAATTATCTTATGCAAAAATTCATGAGGGCAATGATAGGTACGAATAATGTAGACCACTGCGCCCGGCTCTGACACAGTTCCACCGTCGCCGGTCTGGCGGCAGTGTTCGGTTCAGGAGCGATGACAAACTCTATCCGTGAAACACCACTTTCCGAAGGATTTCTTGTGATAGGATCAAACACAACAGAAAACCATCCTGTTCTTGGTTCAATGATAAAAAAAGAAGTAATCAATCAAGGCAAAAAACTGATTGTAGCTGATCCTCGTAGGATTGAGCTTTCAAGATATGCAGATTATTATTTTCAAATCAAGCCGGGTACGAATATAGCTATTCTTAACGGTTTTATGCACGTGTTAATTAAGGAAGAGCTTTTTGATAAGGAATTTATTGAAACACGTTGCGAAGGTTTTGACGCAATGGCTGCAGCGCTTGAGAAATATACCCCGGAATATGTTGCAGAGATTTGCGGGATTGATAATCCAGAAGATATTGTAAGTGCTGCTCATCTTATGGCTAATTTAAAACCTATGGCCCTTTATTATTCCATGGGCATTACCCAGTTCATCTCAGGTGTCAATGGCGTAAAGTCTACGGCAAACCTCCAGATGTTGCTCGGCAACATGGGTGTTCCAGGCGGAGGAGTCAATCCGCTACGCGGACAGAACAATGTTCAGGGTGCATGTGATATGGGCGCTCTCAATGCGGTGTATCCGGCATATCAACCTGTTGCCAATGAAGATAATAAGGCGAAATTTGAAAATTTCTGGGATGCGACAGGTTTATCTCTCAAACCAGGGCTGACAATTGTGGAAATGTTTAACGCTGCTATAGAAGGAAATCTGAAGGCTGTTTACCTCATGGGCGAAAACCCCATCATGTCCGACCCGAATCAGCACCATGTTATAGAGGCCATTGAATCGCTTGAGTTCTTTGTTGTCCAGGATATTTTTCTTACTGAAACCGCTCAATACGCTGATGTGGTATTCCCGGCATGTGCTTTTATTGAAAAAGAGGGTACGGCAAGCAACACAGAAAGAAGGGTGCAGCCTATGCACAAGGTACTTCCGCCGCCAGGAGATGCAAAGGACGATTGGTGGATTATTACACAGTTGGCAAACCGAATGGGCGCCAAATGGAACTATTTAAAAGCAGAGGACATTTTTGAGGAGATCAGAAAGGTAACGCCTTCTTATGCCGGAATCACATATGAAAGAATCGAAAAGGAACTGATACAATGGCCGTGTCCTACTGTTGAACATCCTGGAACGCAGTTTCTCCATAAAGATAAATTTTCACGAGGGCTGGGCCTTTTCACAGCTATTGATTATACACCCCCTGCAGAAGAAACCGATCCGGAATATCCTGTGATACTAACCACCGGCCGTTTACTTGAACATTTCCACACAGGCACAATGACGAGGAACTCAAGAATACTTGATGAAATAGTACCGGAAGGGTTTGTTGAGATGAACCCTAATGATGCAGAAAACTATAATATTACAGACGGCGAGATCATTTCAGTCTCTTCAAGACGCGGCAGCATAAGGATAAAGGCAAAGGTGACAGGAAAAATAAAGCCGAATACTGTTTTTATCCCCTTTCACTTCTATGAAGCAGCTGCGAATAAGTTAACCATAGACGCCCTTGATCCTACCTGCAAGATACCGGAATATAAGGTATGTGCATGCAAGATTGAAAAAATATACATGTAA
- a CDS encoding hydrogenase iron-sulfur subunit, translated as MWQLRNDEEARVEAAVKQVLPPCQVKCPIKEGIQRTNVMISLLPDDPEKAREGVIQIGDYLYDRNPLFTVCGYICGICERECNYKTKGGSIKRRLLKRFLSDYYTPYLPEKPSVNIDSKKAKVAIVGGGPGGLLCAWELGKKGYDVTIFDNNPKLGGAVRYIPKYRLPENVLDAAVDNLVRIGGINVEKIKLDGSDPVAQLKEKGFKAFFIATGTPYPRPLTLGIKPVDWQGLENVDYGLTFLDQAGKNELPSDYYKDKRVIVIGGGNVAFDAARTAYRMGGKVTMVCLETWDKKHKDGIPADAEEIEGAHQEGIRIVYSRGVKKVVGENGKFTKVDCPKCTSVFDEKGFNPKFDTSDSMEIEGDVLLITIGQAWDRSFLQSAGLFDENGRLAVDPVTHQSLLKKEVFLGGDVRRVGFMVDAMAEGRQAADSIDKYLRGLGLQRWIVRYEGSEAPLRATYKPEPAAKWTSPDKRMNFDVFEKGFTIDEAIKEARRCLECGPCISCKACVSTGIQPELPAVKIEENLCSGCGICVAACNYNTAHLTETEQFFEGRVIGTKRISYTDPVLCKACGMCVSACPSGARSLVPDVSIEKQKADYESGVVCFYCKFGWGYTFDQEKMEKINKMIPVVCIGKVDATDILNAFNKGADGVLLLGCPDGDCHFQDGNQEAKKRIYLLHSILESFGIEKERLEVITGIDPQAERVLGIVRGMADRIEGLGPKTSVGG; from the coding sequence ATGTGGCAGTTGAGGAATGATGAAGAAGCACGGGTTGAAGCCGCAGTAAAACAGGTTCTCCCCCCTTGTCAGGTCAAATGTCCCATTAAAGAGGGCATACAGAGAACAAATGTAATGATCTCTCTTCTGCCTGATGATCCGGAAAAAGCACGTGAAGGAGTGATCCAGATCGGGGACTATCTGTATGACAGAAACCCTTTATTTACCGTATGCGGATACATATGCGGCATCTGCGAACGGGAATGTAATTACAAAACAAAGGGCGGATCAATTAAAAGGAGATTGCTGAAGAGATTTCTTTCCGATTACTACACACCATATCTGCCTGAAAAACCATCTGTAAACATTGACAGCAAAAAAGCCAAGGTTGCTATTGTTGGCGGTGGTCCAGGAGGTTTGCTCTGTGCCTGGGAATTAGGTAAGAAAGGTTATGATGTAACAATCTTCGATAACAATCCGAAATTGGGCGGTGCGGTAAGGTACATTCCGAAATACCGCTTGCCTGAGAATGTCCTTGATGCTGCCGTAGACAACCTTGTAAGAATCGGCGGGATTAATGTTGAAAAGATTAAACTGGACGGGAGTGATCCGGTTGCTCAATTAAAAGAAAAGGGATTTAAAGCCTTTTTCATTGCCACAGGGACACCATACCCGCGTCCGCTTACCCTCGGCATAAAACCTGTGGATTGGCAGGGACTGGAAAATGTGGATTACGGCCTCACCTTTCTTGATCAGGCAGGGAAAAACGAGCTTCCATCAGATTACTATAAAGATAAGAGAGTTATTGTAATAGGCGGAGGCAATGTTGCTTTTGACGCTGCAAGAACTGCATACAGAATGGGTGGAAAGGTAACAATGGTCTGTCTTGAGACCTGGGATAAAAAGCACAAAGACGGTATTCCGGCAGACGCTGAAGAGATAGAAGGCGCCCATCAGGAAGGCATCAGGATAGTCTATTCAAGGGGTGTCAAAAAGGTGGTAGGAGAAAACGGTAAATTTACAAAGGTGGACTGTCCGAAATGTACAAGTGTCTTTGATGAAAAGGGCTTTAATCCCAAATTTGATACATCGGACAGTATGGAGATTGAAGGAGACGTGCTTCTGATTACCATAGGACAGGCATGGGACAGGTCATTCCTTCAGTCAGCCGGTCTCTTTGATGAAAACGGCAGGCTTGCTGTTGACCCTGTAACTCACCAGAGCTTGCTGAAAAAAGAAGTATTTCTTGGCGGAGATGTCAGAAGGGTTGGTTTTATGGTGGACGCAATGGCTGAAGGCAGGCAGGCGGCAGATTCTATTGATAAATATCTGAGGGGCCTCGGGCTGCAGCGCTGGATAGTAAGGTATGAAGGGAGTGAAGCCCCACTGCGTGCAACCTATAAGCCTGAACCGGCAGCGAAATGGACCTCTCCGGACAAACGTATGAATTTTGATGTTTTCGAGAAAGGATTTACCATTGACGAGGCAATCAAAGAGGCGCGCAGATGTCTCGAATGCGGTCCCTGCATTTCCTGTAAGGCCTGCGTATCGACAGGCATACAGCCTGAACTGCCTGCCGTAAAAATAGAAGAAAATCTTTGCAGCGGCTGCGGTATCTGTGTAGCAGCCTGCAACTACAACACTGCTCACCTGACTGAGACAGAGCAGTTTTTTGAAGGCAGGGTGATAGGAACAAAGAGGATCTCTTATACTGACCCTGTTCTTTGCAAGGCTTGCGGCATGTGTGTGTCAGCATGTCCATCAGGGGCAAGAAGCCTTGTACCCGATGTTTCTATTGAGAAGCAGAAGGCTGATTACGAGTCCGGTGTCGTCTGCTTTTATTGCAAATTCGGCTGGGGATACACCTTTGATCAGGAAAAAATGGAAAAGATAAACAAAATGATACCTGTTGTATGTATCGGAAAAGTTGATGCAACCGATATACTCAATGCCTTTAACAAAGGTGCTGACGGTGTTCTCCTTCTTGGATGCCCTGACGGTGACTGTCATTTCCAGGACGGGAACCAGGAAGCAAAAAAGAGGATTTATCTTCTCCACTCAATATTGGAATCTTTCGGTATTGAAAAGGAAAGACTGGAGGTAATTACCGGCATTGACCCGCAGGCGGAAAGAGTGCTGGGTATTGTGCGCGGCATGGCAGACAGAATAGAAGGTCTTGGACCGAAAACAAGTGTAGGAGGATGA
- a CDS encoding Ni/Fe hydrogenase subunit alpha has protein sequence MANKITINPVTRLEGHGKIDIFLNDNGDVADAYFQVTELRGFERFCIGRPAEEMPRIVPNICGVCPTPHNMASTKALDYIYGVAPTPTAKLVRKLQYNANFIEDHYIHFFFLAGPDFVVGPDANPAERNILGVINKVGLDIGKKVIEVRKKTREIIKLIASKPAHPEGGLPGGVPRGITEEERKTIRKTADLSVEFAQFAMQLFKDTVLKNKGYLDLVLSDAYNLKTYYMALVDDTKKVNFYEGKLRVIDPSGNETAFFHPNDYVDYIGEWVEPWTYIRLTHLKKLGWKGLIEGDDTSLYRVGPLARYNVCEGMATPLAQKEYEQMVETLGKPSHHTLAYHWMRLIEALQAAEDLQNIADDPLLTSKDIRNMNFQFTGKGVGCVEACRGVLIHDYETDDNGLIRKVNLIVATQHNAAPIGLSVKKAAQAFIKGGEVKEGMLNMAEMAFRAYDPCLGCATHTLPGKMPLVIDIRDPEGNIIKTISR, from the coding sequence ATGGCTAATAAGATAACGATAAATCCGGTAACAAGATTAGAAGGACACGGTAAGATAGATATTTTTCTTAACGACAACGGGGATGTTGCAGATGCATATTTCCAGGTAACAGAGTTAAGAGGTTTTGAAAGATTCTGTATCGGAAGACCTGCCGAGGAGATGCCGAGGATAGTGCCGAATATATGCGGCGTCTGTCCTACACCCCATAATATGGCATCCACTAAGGCCCTTGATTATATTTACGGCGTAGCCCCCACCCCTACGGCAAAACTTGTGAGAAAACTGCAGTATAATGCTAATTTTATAGAGGACCATTATATCCATTTCTTTTTCCTTGCCGGTCCTGATTTTGTAGTAGGGCCTGATGCCAACCCCGCAGAGAGGAATATCCTGGGAGTAATCAATAAAGTCGGTCTGGATATAGGGAAAAAGGTTATTGAAGTAAGAAAAAAGACGCGGGAGATCATAAAACTTATTGCCAGCAAACCCGCACATCCCGAAGGCGGACTACCGGGAGGTGTTCCAAGGGGCATAACAGAGGAAGAGAGAAAAACTATACGGAAGACTGCAGATTTGTCTGTTGAATTTGCTCAGTTTGCCATGCAGCTATTTAAAGATACTGTGCTCAAGAATAAGGGTTATTTGGATCTTGTCTTAAGTGATGCCTATAATTTGAAGACATACTATATGGCGCTTGTAGATGATACCAAGAAGGTCAACTTTTATGAAGGAAAGCTGAGAGTAATCGATCCATCCGGAAATGAAACAGCTTTTTTTCACCCGAATGACTATGTTGATTATATCGGCGAATGGGTTGAACCATGGACATACATAAGATTGACGCACCTTAAGAAGCTTGGATGGAAGGGGCTTATCGAAGGCGATGATACCTCCCTTTACCGTGTCGGTCCGCTTGCAAGGTACAATGTTTGCGAAGGCATGGCAACACCTCTTGCGCAGAAAGAATACGAACAGATGGTGGAAACGCTGGGTAAACCTTCTCACCATACGCTGGCATATCACTGGATGAGATTGATCGAAGCTCTCCAGGCAGCAGAAGATTTACAGAATATCGCAGACGATCCTTTGCTTACCAGCAAAGACATCCGCAACATGAATTTTCAGTTTACAGGAAAAGGTGTAGGTTGTGTTGAAGCATGCAGAGGCGTATTGATTCATGATTATGAAACCGATGACAATGGATTAATAAGGAAAGTAAACCTTATAGTTGCCACCCAGCACAATGCGGCCCCTATCGGCCTGTCTGTAAAAAAGGCTGCTCAGGCATTCATTAAAGGCGGCGAAGTAAAGGAAGGTATGCTCAATATGGCTGAAATGGCATTCAGAGCATATGATCCATGTCTCGGATGCGCAACACATACATTGCCGGGTAAGATGCCTTTGGTAATTGATATCAGAGACCCTGAGGGGAATATAATCAAGACAATTTCGAGATAA